Proteins encoded together in one Impatiens glandulifera chromosome 1, dImpGla2.1, whole genome shotgun sequence window:
- the LOC124912745 gene encoding protein FAR1-RELATED SEQUENCE 6-like, with amino-acid sequence MEANKAEALEPPEPNAYKLILEPPLTLSPSQETNDNSNGLQLLCDSSTSKSVNIPQLGMLFSSEEEVHAFYQSYAQNLGFGIRKQSSKKGDDGQLKYLCFGCAKEGKLVSKGNNAFSHRLSSRTNCKAKINIIVKNDGFFQITSMQLEHNHALSPTKSRHFRCYKVLDSQTKRKLELNDQAGITLSKSFKSFVVEAGGFENLSFDERKCRNYVVEARRLRLGNGDADALNNYFCRMQSRNENFFYMIDVDDIGRIKNIFWADGRCRAAYEYFYDVVTFDTTYLTNYYDMPFAPFVGVNHHGESVLLGCGLISKEDSETFIWLFKTWLTCMGGRAPQGIITDQCKAMEIAIGEVFPNSHHRLCLWHITKKIPVKFSSYANYKLIKKNLKNIVYNSLTAEECDSKWKRFIDEFNLEENDWLNSLYKIRHKWLPAFVKDKFWAGMSTSQRSESMNSFFDDYVHSKTTLKQFVEQYDSAMKSKIEKETNSDFASFNSCFSTISVHPIEKQFQVAYTNKIFKMFQNEMRGLMYCNTSLVKQEGSTYVFNVVEKVFGKDETSKIDITFQVHYSESQCEMKCLCRLFEFRGILCRHLISVLFHLDVHTVPEKYILDRWRKNIKRRYQGMTNIYDDSCCNKGERQRKNNLQLLLYEVLDLGSKDDKSYFVVTQTLEELKQRLMDNNLIVSLDDDQSYNIAHMEAMAGKKKLHSPMKVRSRGRPPTKRKQSKVEEIIAIVGRPNVGHSSVLNALEQRLFMSGA; translated from the exons ATGGAGGCGAATAAGGCGGAAGCTCTAGAACCTCCAGAACCTAATGCGTATAAGCTTATTCTAGAGCCACCTCTTACCCTTTCTCCGTCGCAG GAAACAAATGACAATTCAAATGGGTTGCAATTGTTGTGTGATTCGTCAACCTCCAAAAGCGTTAATATACCACAATTGGGAATGCTTTTTTCATCCGAAGAAGAAGTTCATGCTTTTTATCAGTCATATGCCCAAAATCTTGGTTTTGGTATTAGAAAGCAGAGTTCCAAAAAAGGAGATGACGGACAGCTAAAGTATTTATGTTTTGGATGCGCCAAAGAAggtaagcttgtttctaaaggaAATAATGCTTTTAGTCATAGACTTTCTAGTAGAACGAATTGCAAAGCAAAGATTAATATTATAGTTAAGAACGATGGATTTTTTCAAATTACAAGTATGCAACTTGAACATAATCATGCATTAAGTCCAACAAAGTCACGACATTTCAGATGTTATAAAGTGTTAGATTCTCAAACAAAGAGAAAATTAGAGTTGAATGATCAAGCTGGAATTACTTTGAGTAAAAGTTTTAAATCATTTGTTGTTGAAGCTGGTGGTTTTGAAAATTTGTCGTTTGATGAGAGAAAATGTCGGAACTATGTGGTTGAGGCACGACGACTAAGACTTGGAAATGGTGATGCAGACGCTCTGAATAATTACTTTTGTCGTATGCAAAGTAGAAatgaaaatttcttttatatgatTGATGTAGATGATATTGGtcgtataaaaaatatattttgggcTGATGGAAGATGTAGAGCTGCGTATGAGTATTTTTATGATGTTGTTACATTTGATACTACttatttgactaattattatgATATGCCATTTGCTCCGTTTGTTGGAGTAAATCATCATGGTGAGTCTGTGCTGCTTGGTTGTGGTTTGATTTCTAAAGAAGATTCTGAAacttttatttggttatttaaaaCGTGGTTGACATGCATGGGAGGCCGAGCTCCACAAGGTATTATTACTGATCAATGCAAAGCCATGGAAATTGCAATTGGTGAAGTATTTCCAAATTCTCATCACCGCTTATGTCTTTGGCATATCACAAAAAAGATTCCAGTCAAATTTAGTAGTTATGCTAATTATAAGCTCATAAAGAAGAACTTGAAAAATATTGTGTACAATTCATTGACAGCTGAAGAATGTGATAGTAAGTGGAAGAGATTTATTGATGAATTTAATTTGGAGGAAAATGATTGGTTGAATTCTTTGTATAAGATTCGTCATAAGTGGTTGCCGGCGTTTGTGAAAGATAAATTTTGGGCTGGGATGTCAACTAGTCAAAGAAGTGAAAGTATGAATTCATTTTTTGATGATTATGTGCATTCGAAGACAACATTGAAACAATTTGTTGAACAATATGATAGTGCCATGAAAAGCAAGATTGAAAAGGAAACTAATTCAGATTTTGCGTCTTTTAATTCTTGTTTTTCAACCATTAGTGTTCATCCAATTGAGAAGCAGTTTCAAGTTGCGTACACAAATAAGATCTTTAAGATGTTTCAGAATGAAATGAGAGGCTTGATGTATTGTAACACTTCATTAGTGAAGCAAGAGGGCTCCACTTATGTGTTTAATGTGGTAGAAAAGGTATTTGGGAAAGATGAAACTAGTAAAATAGACATTACCTTTCAGGTACACTATAGTGAGTCACAATGTGAGATGAAGTGCTTGTGTCGTCTCTTTGAGTTTCGAGGAATCTTGTGCAGACATTTGATTTCCGTTTTGTTCCATTTAGATGTCCATACAGTTCCTGAAAAGTATATTTTAGATCGATGGAGGAAAAACATCAAGCGTAGGTATCAAGGAATGACCAATATTTATGATGACTCATGTTGTAATAAGGGagaaagacaaagaaaaaacaatCTTCAACTATTGTTATATGAAGTCTTAGATCTTGGGTCAAAAGATGACAAGAGTTACTTTGTTGTAACACAAACATTGGAAGAATTAAAACAGAGGCTAATGGATAATAATCTTATTGTATCGTTGGATGATGATCAAAGTTACAACATAGCACATATGGAGGCAATGGCTGGGAAGAAGAAATTACATAGTCCAATGAAAGTAAGGTCTCGTGGACGTCCACCAACAAAAAGAAAACAGTCAAAAGTTGAGGAAATT ATAGCAATAGTTGGCCGACCAAATGTTGGACATTCTAGTGTTTTGAACGCTTTGGAGCAAA GGTTATTTATGAGTGGTGCTTGA